CGGCCCGGCCCTGGGTGATGTAGCGGTAGAGCAGGTTGAGGCTCCCGGTGTAGCCCAGCTCCTTGATCTCCCTGAAGAGCTGGAGGACTGGGACGGCCGGGTCTTCCACGCGGCGAGTACGCAGGTGGTCGCGGTAGGGGTCGACGAGCGTGGGCTTGTAGCGGGGTGCACGGCGGTCGCCGGTGGGCTCCATCATGCGGGCGTACCGCTTGACGGTGTTCAGGGCGACATCGAGGCGGCGGGCGCATTCGAGCAGGCCGACGCCCTTGTCGAGCAGATCGTGGACCCGCTGCCAGCGCTCGCGGGTGGTCTGCTCGCGCACGCCCCCGGGCCGGACGGGGTTCACGGCGGTGGCCCAGCAGGCGGCGTGGGAGCGGACCTCGGCCAGGACCTTGCCGCACAGGTTGCTCCACAGATGCCACCTGTCACTGACCTGGACCGCTTCGGGCAGGGCCTGGCGGATCGCCTCGCCGTAGGAGCCGGAGCCGTCCCTGCAGACGTACTCGGCCCCGGGATGCTCGCGCAGCCACGCCGCCAGGGTCTCGCCGCTGCGATCGGGCAGGACGTCGATCCGTTCGCCGGTCTCGGCGTCGATGATCACGGTCGCGTAGCGGTGTCGGCGCTTGAGGGCGAAGTCGTCGACGCCGAGCACGCGCGGGACGCGCGGCGGCGGCAGTGCCCTGCGCATGAGCACGCGCAGGGCGGTCGAGCGGGAGATCCAGCAGGCCAGCACGCGTGACAGGCGGGCGCCCGCCCGGCCCGCTAACTCCTTGACCACAGAGCCGAGCTGGTCGGCCAGACGGTTGGTGCGGCGCTGATACCGCTCCACGACGCCGGGAACCTGCTCGCGGAACGTCTGCCGCCGGCAGTCGAGCACCGGGCACACCAGGCGCCGCAACCTCACCGAGACAACGACCCGCCGTCCGTCCACCGGCACGTCCGCGACCCTTCGCCCGTGGAAACCGTGTACCTGCCCTGTTGGCGTCCCGCACACGGGGCACGGCACCGGCTCATCCCGGGTCCGCGCCGTCACCCGGATCAGGTCGCCCTCGTCCGCCACACCCTCGATGACCAGCGCCGAGAGCCCCGAAAACACCACGCTCACAAGCTCGTTGACATCTCGCACACCACGCCAACGATGCCGGTCACCCTTGGTTACCACCGATTACGGGACAGAGCCCAGCCAACGGTGTAACTCAGGTTGATTTGTACTACCGGCGGCCGATGGAGAGTCGGCCGTCGAAGGCGATCTCGAAGGCGTTCAGTGCGGCCTTCCAGCGGGTGGTCCAGCGCTTGCGGCCGGCCCCGGTGGGGTCCAGCGCCATGACGGCCATGTAGACGCACTTCAACGCGGCCTGCTCGTTGGGGAAGTGGCCGCGGGCGCGGACGGCCTTACGGATGCGGGCGTTGACGCTCTCGAAGCTCTCTTGTCAAGCGGCTGCTGGGAAGGCGGTTCCCGAGGTCTTCCGGAGGGCCTCGTCCTTCCACATGTGACGGATGATGACGTTGGCGAGTTGTCGCTTGTGGGCCCGGCGAGCCTCGCGTTTCGTCTTGTTCTCGGCGATCTTCCTCGCGACGTAAGTACGGGCTGGCTCGTGGCATCTGACCTGGGTGACGTGCACGATGTGCAGGATCGAGTTCACGTTGCGGTTGCCACCGACATCGAGCCGATGGCGACGGGCCGGCCCATGGCCTTCGCCGGAAGACAAGGCGATGGGAGCCGACCCGCACCAGCGGGCGAACTGGGCCTCGGTGGTGAACCGGCAGGGGTCGCCGACCTCGACGAGCAGGTCCATGGCGGTCACCGGGCCGATGCCGCAGATCTCCGTGAGTGTGCAGCCGAGCTGTTCCAGCAGCGGCGGGATCCTCTTGTCGAGGATCTTGATCCGGCCGGTCAGCAGGCGGATGTCGTCCAGGGCCGCCTGCAGCCGGTCCAGTCGGACCCGGTCGACCGTGCTGAGTCCGTCCCACTGGCCCGCAAAGGTCTCCAGCATCTCGAGCTGTGGCAGTACGCGGCTGGTCGAGGGCAGTTGCGACCGGATGCTCAGCGGCAGCGAGACCAGGACCGCTTCTGCCTCGGTCAGCTGGCGCACGCGCTGCAGGATCAGCGAGTCCCGCCAGTCATGGACCGCGGTGAGCTCCTCCCAGGCCGCCTCAGGGGCCGCGTGCTTGCCAGCGGGCGGCAGTTGAGGATCGGCCAGGGTCTCGCGTGCGATCGCCTCGGCATCCTCGATGTCGGTCTTCGCGCGACGCCGGCGCCTTCGGCGTTCGGCCGTGCGGTTCGGTTGCACCTCACGGACGTCGTATCCGGCTGCGGACAGCGCCACGGCCACGGGCTGCCCCAGCGCGGCGGATCCTTCGACCCCGATCCGGTCGATGACCAGCTCCGTGTCGGTGAGGAACTCCAGGAGCTCGCCGATCCCCGCCGGGGTCACCGGGACGGAGACCACGTCGACCAGGTGGCCGTGGCTGTCGACCACCGCCAAGGTGGCGCTGTGCTTGTGCGGGTCTATCCCGCCGACACCATGTCCTGCTTCCAACTCCACTGCCTTTCCCAGAAACCGGCTACGGTGGGAGCGCGGGCCTCGTGGTGTCGGCAGATCTGGGTTGAGTCGGACAGGCTCTCTTCAAGCCAGGCACTCGAGGCCCGCGCTCACGGAACCGCCCGACACTTCGAATCCAGGGCAACCTGTCAGGCGCCAATCGCGTTCAGAGTCAGGGCGGACCGCTTCAAGCGCCGAACGGGGTAGCTACTCCCCGGTCGGTGGCAGAAGTACAACACCCAGAGCTCTCTGCTCTTCGTCCGGTGTGCGGGCTACATTCGGCGGATGGCCTCCACAGACGACATCCTCGCCCTTGTCCGCACGGCGCTCGACGAGTTCGACGACCGTCCCCTCCAGGTCTCCGTCCGCCGCGCGGTCCGAATAGCCGGGCTCGTCGGGGACTCTCGGGCCGCTGCCCGCCTCGGGCACGAACTGCGGCCGGCCGGGGGAGATCCTGCGGCCAACGGCGCCACTCTGCGTCGGCTGATGCCCGATCCGTCATCGTGGGGGGT
The sequence above is drawn from the Streptomyces kaniharaensis genome and encodes:
- a CDS encoding ISL3 family transposase; amino-acid sequence: MRDVNELVSVVFSGLSALVIEGVADEGDLIRVTARTRDEPVPCPVCGTPTGQVHGFHGRRVADVPVDGRRVVVSVRLRRLVCPVLDCRRQTFREQVPGVVERYQRRTNRLADQLGSVVKELAGRAGARLSRVLACWISRSTALRVLMRRALPPPRVPRVLGVDDFALKRRHRYATVIIDAETGERIDVLPDRSGETLAAWLREHPGAEYVCRDGSGSYGEAIRQALPEAVQVSDRWHLWSNLCGKVLAEVRSHAACWATAVNPVRPGGVREQTTRERWQRVHDLLDKGVGLLECARRLDVALNTVKRYARMMEPTGDRRAPRYKPTLVDPYRDHLRTRRVEDPAVPVLQLFREIKELGYTGSLNLLYRYITQGRAEGDKPVTTPQRFARLLLTRPENLRDKDAALLRELTKACPEMTELSCLAGEFAKLLTPAKGNDAKLTDWITAVHTVDLPHLHSFANGLELDRAAVDAGLTTPYHNGRTEGVNTRTKRIMRQMHGRAGFTLLRHRILLQ
- a CDS encoding IS110 family RNA-guided transposase translates to MEAGHGVGGIDPHKHSATLAVVDSHGHLVDVVSVPVTPAGIGELLEFLTDTELVIDRIGVEGSAALGQPVAVALSAAGYDVREVQPNRTAERRRRRRRAKTDIEDAEAIARETLADPQLPPAGKHAAPEAAWEELTAVHDWRDSLILQRVRQLTEAEAVLVSLPLSIRSQLPSTSRVLPQLEMLETFAGQWDGLSTVDRVRLDRLQAALDDIRLLTGRIKILDKRIPPLLEQLGCTLTEICGIGPVTAMDLLVEVGDPCRFTTEAQFARWCGSAPIALSSGEGHGPARRHRLDVGGNRNVNSILHIVHVTQVRCHEPARTYVARKIAENKTKREARRAHKRQLANVIIRHMWKDEALRKTSGTAFPAAA